The following are encoded in a window of Anas platyrhynchos isolate ZD024472 breed Pekin duck chromosome 30, IASCAAS_PekinDuck_T2T, whole genome shotgun sequence genomic DNA:
- the LOC139999861 gene encoding integrin alpha-X-like, whose amino-acid sequence MGPRALLLLLAAALSSCRGPGIDEDTVTVFRGDPAGAFGQSVAQFGTPDDGGILVGAPLQNSGTIFQCRPRTGRCEEVEVAGSPKGVNASMGLTLAAGDNGALACAPTVPQTCGENVHLNGFCVHLDLNFQQLQRLPATQPECPKKSSDVALLIDGSGSIRHHDFQTMKTFIAEVMKRFQGTDTQFALTQFSDKIREHFNFETFRRSPDPTRLLRKVDQLRGWTHTASAIQKVLTETFRPGMGAREGSRKVLIVITDGKKANDNLNYEDVIPLANHMGVTRYAIGVGDAFQDREALAELQAIASAPPEDHIFRVDNFDALQGIQNQLQEKIFAIEGTQSALGSSFQLEMAQEGFSALLTPEGPVLGAVGAYDWSGGVFVYGPSGKPTFLNVSRGAGDMSDAYLGYAAESLSLGGSRGLALGAPRSGHVGRLLLFLLRGPTWELVGDAVGQQVGSYFGASLCALAPRGGASAGALLVGAPMFYGDGSGGRVGVCRLPPKSGKLHCPLTLRGQPGHPLGRFGASLSRLGDVDGDGWHDVAVGAPLEDEHRGAVYVFRGGEGGVAPHYSQRIAGARLGWGPRHFGQALSGGRDLTGDRLPDVAVGAQGQVLLLRSPPLLRVRLAVTFRPPEVPAGALGCREEEEEEEEEGRKAREVAEAELCFLVTKKTPDNFGSQVSVTLRYQATLDPGRATRRAAFPGGAAGLNGTLRVGVGRHCRNLAISLTGCPRDTLTPLGLRLGYEATGDPLEVAGGLRPALSQDSETETLGTLPFEKNCGADAVCQDDLRLSCRFLGAEELVVGLSEAVDVQVTLGNRGEDSYGARVRLLHPEALSYRRAGPLRYPPQGSRRRSPSLHCSSEPAGGGRRSTVCLVNPPVLRPDDEVTFAVTLDVPHGAELGDELEVVANASSDNGGRAGPQERARLPVAYSVLLVLASLPDSTPYANVSTGSGPPRSPPVRHHYQVQVLGQRRPPLEVSFLVPLALGGAQLWEGLEPEPPQCHAVADHPGVPDFAARLRQRPVVDCSVAACRELRCGVGALEPPRGLAFSMGGALKPHWLLQLGLPRVSLQSSARLHFEERRYRNAGGPGRLQVQTELEVLAPPRPLPLVLGGSAGGLLLLALLALGLQKLGFFRRRYKEMLQGGDPQGPPPQGPPPETHG is encoded by the exons ATGGGGCCGCGggcgctgctgctcctcctggccgcGG ctctGTCCTCCTGCCGCGGCCCCGGCATCGACGAGGACACGGTGACCGTCTTCCGCGGGGACCCCGCGGGGGCTTTCGGGCAGAGCGTGGCCCAATTCGGCACCCCCGACGACGGAGG GATCCTGGTGGGCGCGCCGCTCCAAAATTCGGGGACCATTTTCCAGTGCCGGCCCCGAACTGGGAGGTGCGAGGAGGTGGAAGTCGCCG GGTCGCCGAAAGGGGTCAACGCGTCCATGGGGTTGACGCTGGCCGCGGGGGACAACGGGGCCCTG GCGTGCGCCCCCACGGTGCCCCAAACCTGCGGGGAGAACGTCCACCTCAACGGCTTCTGCGTCCACCTGGACCTCAACTTCCAGCAGCTCCAACGCCTCCCGGCCACCCAACCAG AGTGCCCCAAAAAATCTTCGGACGTGGCGCTCCTCATCGACGGCTCGGGGAGCATCAGGCACCACGACTTCCAGACGATGAAGACCTTCATCGCCGAGGTGATGAAGAGGTTCCAGGGCACCGACACGCAG TTTGCCCTCACCCAGTTCTCGGACAAGATCCGGGAGCACTTCAACTTCGAGACCTTCCGACGCTCCCCAGACCCCACCAGGCTTCTGAGGAAGGTCGACCAGCTCCGAGGTTGGACCCACACCGCCTCGGCCATCCAGAAAGTTCT GACGGAGACGTTTCGGCCCGGTATGGGGGCGAGAGAAGGTTCTAGAAAGGTCCTCATCGTCATCACGGACGGGAAGAAGGCCAACGACAACCTCAACTACGAGGACGTCATCCCCTTGGCCAACCACATGGGGGTGACGCGCTACGCCATCGGG GTGGGCGACGCCTTCCAGGACCGCGAGGCCCTGGCCGAGCTCCAGGCCATCGCCTCGGCGCCCCCCGAGGACCACATCTTCCGCGTGGACAACTTCGACGCCCTGCAGGGCATCCAGAACCAGCTGCAGGAGAAGATCTTCGCCATCGAGG gcacccaGTCCGCCCTCGGCAGCTCCTTCCAGCTGGAGATGGCCCAGGAGGGCTTCAGCGCCCTGCTCACCCCC GAGGGGCCCGTACTGGGAGCGGTGGGCGCCTACGACTGGTCCGGGGGGGTCTTCGTCTACGGCCCCAGCGGGAAGCCCACCTTCCTCAACGTGTCCCGAGGCGCCGGGGACATGAGCGACGCCTACCTGG gctACGCGGCCGAGTCCCTGTCCCTGGGGGGCAGCCGGGGGCTGGCGCTGGGGGCCCCCCGCTCCGGCCACGTCggccgcctcctcctcttcctcctccgcGGCCCCACCTGGGAGCTGGTGGGGGACGCCGTGGGGCagcag gTGGGCTCCTACTTCGGGGCGTCCCTGTGCGCCCTGGCCCCCCGGGGAGGCGCCTCGGCGGGGGCGCTGCTGGTGGGGGCCCCCATGTTCTACGGGGACGGCAGCGGGGGGCGCGTGGGGGTCTGCCGGCTGCCGCCAAAG TCCGGGAAGCTGCACTGCCCTCTGACGCTGCGGGGCCAGCCCGGCCACCCCCTGGGGCGCTTCGGGGCCAGCCTCAGCCGCCTGGGGGACGTGGACGGCGACGGCTGGCACGACGTGGCCGTGGGCGCCCCCCTGGAGGACGAGCACCGCGGGGCCGTCTACGTCTtccgggggggggagggcggcGTCGCCCCGCACTACAGCCag CGCATCGCGGGCGCCCGTTTGGGCTGGGGGCCGCGCCACTTCGGGCAGGCGCTGAGCGGGGGCCGGGACCTGACGGGGGACAGGCTGCCGGACGTGGCCGTGGGGGCCCAGGGCCAGGTCCTGCTGCTCAG gtcccccccGCTGCTCAGGGTGCGCCTGGCGGTGACTTTCCGGCCCCCGGAGGTCCCCGCGGGCGCCTTGGGGtgccgggaggaggaggaggaggaggaggaggaggggaggaaggccaGGGAGGTGGCCGAGGCCGAGCTCTGCTTCCTGGTCACCAAGAAGACCCCCGATAACTTCG gCTCCCAGGTGTCGGTCACCCTGCGCTACCAGGCCACCCTGGACCCCGGGCGGGCCACGCGCCGCGCCGCCTTCCCCGGGGGCGCCGCCGGCCTCAACGGGACCCTGCGGGTGGGCGTCGGGCGCCACTGCCGGAACCTCGCCATCAGCCTCACG GGGTGCCCCCGGGACACGCTGACCCCCCTGGGGCTGCGCCTGGGCTACGAGGCCACCGGGGACCCCCTGGAGgtggccggggggctgcggccggCGCTGAGCCAGGACTCGGAGACGGAGACCCTGGGCACG CTGCCCTTCGAGAAGAACTGCGGGGCCGACGCCGTCTGCCAGGACGACCTGCGGCTCTCCTGCCGCTTCCTGGG ggcgGAGGAGCTGGTGGTGGGGCTGAGCGAGGCCGTGGACGTCCAGGTCACCCTGGGGAACCGCGGGGAGGACTCGTACGGGGCCCGCGTCCGCCTGCTGCACCCCGAGGCCCTCTCCTACCGCAGGGCCGGGCCTCTCAGGTACCCCCCCCAGGGg tcCCGCAGGCGGTCGCCGTCCCTGCACTGCAGCTCGGAGCCGGCGGGGGGTGGGCGCCGCAGCACCGTCTGCCTGGTCAACCCCCCCGTGCTGCGCCCCGACGACGAG gtGACCTTCGCCGTCACCCTGGACGTGCCCCACGGCGCCGAGCTGGGGGACGAGTTGGAGGTGGTGGCCAACGCCagcag CGACAACGGGGGGCGGGCCGGCCCCCAGGAGCGCGCCCGCCTGCCGGTGGCCTACAGCGTCCTGCTGGTGCTCGCCAG cctcccGGACTCCACCCCCTACGCCAACGTCTCCACGGGGTCGgggcccccccgcagcccccccgtgcGCCACCACTACCAG gtgcaggTGCTGGGCCAGCGCCGCCCCCCCCTCGAGGTCTCCTTCCTGGTGCCCCTGGCGCTGGGGGGGGCCCAGCTGTGGGAGGGGCTGGAGCCGGAGCCCCCGCAG tgccacgCGGTCGCCGACCACCCGGGGGTCCCCGACTTCGCCGCCCGCCTGCGCCAGCGCCCGGTGGTG gactgCTCGGTGGCCGCGTGCCGGGAGCTGCGCTGCGGGGTGGGGGCGctggagcccccccggggcctgGCCTTCAGCATGGGGGGGGCCCTGAAACCCCATTGGCTGCTGCAG ctggggctgcccagggtGTCCCTGCAGAGCTCGGCCCGGCTGCACTTCGAGGAGCGGCGCTACCGCAACGCCGGGGGGCCCGGCCGGCTGCAG GTGCAGACGGAGCTGGAGGTcctggcccccccccggcccctgcccctggtgctggggggcagcgcgggggggctgctgctgctggcgctgcTGGCGCTGGGGCTGCAGAAG CTCGGCTTCTTCCGCCGCCGCTACAAGGAGATGCTGCAGGGGGGcgacccccagggaccccccccacagggacccccccccgagACCCACGGATga